DNA sequence from the Camelus dromedarius isolate mCamDro1 chromosome 24, mCamDro1.pat, whole genome shotgun sequence genome:
CGCCAGGGTGCCAGATGCCCGCATGATCTCCACTTCAAAGCAACAGCCAAGAAAACccaggaaattaaaagaaaattcccTTTACTTTCAGAAACCAGCTGGCCAACCCTGGTTTAGCCACAGAAGCCCCTTCCCGGACTCTAGCGCGCCCAGGGGTCTGAGCAGGGAAGCAGGTACACACATGACGCTCACGGGGCTCCAAAAGGAGGGACACTACCTCACAGCTGGCGTCTAGGGCAGAGGGACCTAAACCAGCATCGTGTCAGAAGGCCCTGGATGGAGACCACTGTCATTGGACATACTTCAAATAGAGGCTATCCACCGCTTGAGGAAATATTACAGAATCTCTGGTCTTTTTAGCTCCTGAAATCAGCGACTCAGGGAAACCCAAGAGCCacaagaaagacattttaataatacCACCCTCCCTGGCCCCCATATGTGAAGTTTGATCTGCCCTGCGCTTTCCCACCTGCAGTCACCCAGCAGCGGGAAGTGAGAGAGGTCGGGCTGGGCTTCTGTCCTaaaggacaggaggagagggcagtGTGGATTCCAGCTTTTCCAGCTCCTCCCAATTTCTGggggggaaagggaggtgggatAACGTCCAATTCTCAGTGCCTGTTTTACCTGAGGGCTGGCCGCAGGTGAAAACCACAGCATAGTAATTGCCAGCACCAATCTGTCTTTAACGTTCTTCACGCCCCTCAAGGCCTCCAGAAATGTGTATTCATCCTACAACTCTGAGCAAGATCAAGACCTTTCCGGGTCCCAAGTGAAAACTTTCAAGACCCCCAACCCgcgtgcccctccccctccccgggctTCCAGCCGTGGGACGGCGCACAGGGCGGGCTGGGGCGACAAGCCCGCACCGCAGCCGGGCCCGGGGACGGCCTTGGCCCAGGCGGCCGCGAAGGCCGAAGGGGCGAACCTTGCGGGCCCCGCGGCGAGGgaaccccgccccgcccccggcgctGAGTCACAGCCCGCCCCGGCTCCGCGGAGCCCTGGTTCCCAGGAAGCGCCGCCGCACGCCTGCGCATGCGCGATCCCGGACGCGTGTCTCGAGAGCGCGCAGCACTGgacggggcggggccgggccgcggcCGCGAGCGGAGGCGCATGCGCGGAGCGGGCTCCCGCGGGCGAGGCTCGCTGGGGACCTGGCTCCGCGGTCGCGCGCCGTAGATCCGCAAGATCGCGATGACATTCCCCTCAGGGATGGCCATTTGCGCGCGAAGAGCCTGGCTTGAGGGACGAGGCCAAGTTACGCCAGGCGGCGGGTTCCCCTACCCTCACGATCCCGGTCCAGAACTGCTCTCCTCCGGAGTTCGGTTTCCCCTGGAAagcgtggggtgggggtgggggctgcaccGCGAAGGCTGAGGCACCCCCAACAGTCGCGACGTTGACCTCGGACCGGACCTGGCCGCGGTGAGGACGCGGGCCGCAGCCTCCGAGACCCCCAGACGCGGAGGTCGCGGGTCCCGGAGGCCGGTCTCTGTGCAGGAAGCCGCTCCCGCCCCCGCCAGGAGCCAGACCCGCTGGATGATCGCAGACCCGGGGCCGCGGGCCAGGAGCAGCCGGTGTCCTCATCCGGCCTCGGTCACATAGACCTGCGTGTCCTCTTGTCCGCTGGCCCTGGTCACTTGGCTTGGAGTGACTGAAACATCACAGGGGTTCAAAGAACACAGAGTTGGGTCTGCCCGGGGCTGGTAGGGGTCCAGGGCCCAACCAGGGCTCCTAAGTAGGGCCAGACTGATGGGGTGGGCGTCTTCCCGCCGCCTCTTTGCCAGGCTCCAGCGGCTGGTTCCCAGCTCCTAGGAGTGGGGCAGCGTCGAAGGATAGAGACCCGGTACCCCTCACTCCGTAGGCCTTGGATCCCAGTCCAGGGGGCACTGCCCGGGGGTCACTATCTGGGTAGCCAAAGCAGGTTTCTTGGTGCGAAGCTCTCACTTCTCACTTCAGCCCTAGTGCTGCTGCCTGCGGGAACTTTCCTGCTTCTTCATGGCCCTCTGTTCAGAAACTTGGAGTGGCCTCAAACCCAGGTTCCTTGGGCTTCCATCTAAGGACCGGTTTTCCCAGCTCACCTCATCTCACCTTGATTCCTCACTGGCCACACAGCTGCCTTCCTTTCTCCGAGTCTAGGCCTTTGATCTTCCCCCAGGATCCACCCCCCTGGTCTCTGAACTTCCAAACCCACCCATTGCTGGAAGTGTAGCTGGGATTACACTCCCTAAACTTGGTAACCCCTGGCTGTCCCAGTATTCTCAGGAGAGTCCTGATGTTATGTAAATGGAGTTCAACAAAGGAAATCtattaaatgtttaattcagTTTAACAGTCTATATGCGGTTAGACTTTTCAAATAACtacatttgcaaatgaaaaaatccTCTGCTATGTATGATTTAGAAAatgatttagaaattttaaaactccctATGTATGATTTAGAAAATGTGGTTGCTTCATCCTGGAGGACTTCCCTGGTAACTCTGGTTCCATGCATGCTCTGTATTCCTAACTAGATTGTTAGCTCCCCCAGGGCAGAGACTATGCCTGAATAAATATGGAAAATTTCCAAGGCTTTTGAAGTtgtagtgggaaaaaaaaatccataagttTTGAGGAAATGGAAATATAGCCAACAAAATACACAAATTCAAAAATCACTTTTCACAAATACAAAAATCACTCTTTTTAGTGTGTCAGAAAAATGTACTGTCATAACTTGGCCTAGGCCCCGGGTTAATACAAGTCAACATGATAGAAAATAGTAGAAAGAATAGTGGGATGGGTAGAAAATTGGCCTTTTAGTTCGGTTtatcatggttttttttaaagccatttttttaaaaaacaggttttatttttagagcagttctgGGTTCAGGTTGCCACATTTTAACTGGGTTAACTTGGACTAGACTTCTCTTCCCCATGCTGGATTTGGATTTAAGGATGCCAAATATACCTGCCTTGTCTACTTTATAAGGTGGTCAATGAGGAAGATCAAATTGAAATAGAGTTAaggatttgggggtttttttaatattttatttcattcaggaAATAATCCTCAataaatttctaataaaaattactttcaaatgaTACATTTTGTCACTAACAAACTTCAAGGTGCTGAAATTCTGAATTTTTGCCCGTTtgtgaagaggagggaaaggccTTGGGATCAGAAAGACTAGAGTCACCTAAAGTGACCCTGGGCAAATAACCTAGCATGACCTATAGGTTGAGTCAGGCTTCAGATGGAATTCTGGCCCTCCCAGTTGCACATGCCATCAACTCAGCCACTCTGACCATCAGTCTCCTCATCAATAAAGTATGATTAACAATAGTAATAACACTTTCTGAATGCTTTCTACAGGCTCTGTACTATTTCAAACATGTTGCATTAAGTCACTTAATCCTCGCAACAACCCCATGATTGAGAGACTATTGGCATCTCTATTTTatgggtgagaaaactgaagcacagagaagttaagtcatttgACTAGGGCtgcccagctagtaagtggtggagcccaGGACGAATCCTAAGCAATCCAACTCCAGAGCCCGTGCTCTTGTCCGTGTTGGACGGCTTCTTCCCTGTGgagttattttgaggattaaatgaaataaagtacaCGAAGCATTTGGtgcagcctggcacacagctgttAGAATCACTGCATTATCTGAAGATATAAGAGTGGTAATATCTATAGGTCTGTAGCCCAGCTCCTGGCACAAAGGAGTGGCCTAGAAGTTGGTTCCCTTCTCCACTGACATTAAGGGAAAACGAAGGACAGTTTCCAAAGTGCAAGCAGACACAGATTATGCTCATTTatgcttgtcattttttttatccTTCAGATAAGAGGTTGACACAGGGGATACCTCAGAACTGTTCAATACACCTTGGCtgaattgttctttttcttatgtttctttttttttgaggggggtggtattttggtttatttaaattttttttaatggagagacaggattgaacccaggacctcatgtgtgctaagcatgcgctctactgctgagccCTACCCTCCCCTTCTCATGCTTCTTTTTCGTCGCCTTTATGGTATTCCAAAGAAAATTTCAAGTTTCCCTGGACTAGGAAAAGCATGAGCCTAATGTCACAGAAAGTGGAATTGGCTTGAAATGTCGTCTGGAGGCTCAGACTCTGGGGTACAAGTGCAAAGACCAGGGACCGCTGGGATGTCCTCCTAGGGCTGAACTGTCCTGGGTCTCCACCCTGGGTTGGGCATCCAGCTTCACCCCCTAAACACACATATCTGCCTGCACACATGCTCCCATGATCTGTAATCCACACATTGTTCGTGCAGTTACTTCACAGCGACACCCACCGACCTACCCCAGACATACCCATTCCCCCGGACCCTCTCCGCACAACACAGTGCCCACCCTTTTGACTCCCCTAAGGCCCACTCACATCTGCGCCTGCTGCCCAACATGCACCCATCCACACATGCATGTGTTTGCCCACCCCTTACACTCACAGCCACGTGAAACTTCCAATATCCCAGggacacatacacatacacactccctCCATTCACAACATCCCTCAAAGCATCTGCTCGTTTAGAATGGCCTTTGACTTTGCTTCATGccttttgcatttctgtttttctgtcctCCTAACAGCAGGCAACGTAAAGGTAGTGGGATGAGGCGTGTGAAACCCCAGCGGGGCGGGTGTGCTATATTCACCTTCAGAGCAGACCTCTCCTGGGTAGGGAATTGGGTGGCACAAACTGCTGGCCATGAGAATGGCTCACGATGTATTGTACAGCAAGGGGAATAGacccaatattttgtaataactgttaagtgaaaagtaacctttaaaaattgtattaaaaatgtaaaatttttttaaaaatctattttatcatttctttaaattaaaaaaagaaaacttcaccTACCTTCCCTTTTCCAGGGAAAAGCTCCATATTCTCCCAGTCATGGGAAAACTCTGGTTGGAGTCACAggcgggaggagggggtggcagcagccttAGCTGGGGCAGCTTGCTCAGTTGATCAGTCTGTGGACTGTGGGCCCCCTAATCAGGAGGAGGGCAAGGGAGGGACAAGGAGGCAATGAACCACATTGCCCTGAGATCAGCCTTCAACTTAGGAgacaccagagcaggtggccttgcACTGAATTCACTGAATTCAGCATCCTCTCCGGCTTGACCCCATCAGTGCTGGCGTGGGTTAACTCATACTCCCTTTTTGCTTATTCCCAACCTCCCACTAACACTCCCAGGGcccacttcttttccttttggaaacaTGCTCACACAGAGACATTAAAGTGTGTTGAGAAGGTCACAGGATCAGAGTCAGGGACAGGTTTGGGTTTCCTTGAACACAGGTACCAGCAGGAAGCTAGGGTAATGCCATGGCGGCACCGCCTTCTGCAGAAGCCAAGGGGAGGCACCATCCTCACATTCAGGGCCGACCTTTGGCTCCTCACCTGAGCCTCCAGGTGCCAGGTGGGCAGCTGCGTGGCTGAGAGAGGGGACACAATGGTGTGACCACCTACCTGAGCCTCCTCTGAGAGATTTAGGGACAGAAGCTTCAGTAACTCCTACTAATGGGCTACTGCCTTGGAGGCCAGGGGAAATGACAAATACGAGTGCTGAGGAGAGAATGTGACTTCAGGTTTCCAATTATACAACAGGAACCCTAGTTTCGGAGCCAGCTGAAGGTCACCTTTGACACTGGGAGGCGAGAAGCAGGAGGGAGCTTCAGAAGAAGGTGCCTGGAAGGGGTCCAGCTCAAGGGCGGGCAATTTATAAATTTTCAGTCTATCTCTAAGAAACTTAGAAATTAGTACACACAATGAGAGAAGACGGGAGGATGGAGAAGCAGAGTACAGAGGATTTCCACGGCAGCAAAACTACCGTGCATGACACTATAGAGATGGACAGGTGTCATTACACATTTCTACGTGTCCAAACCTGTAGATGCACAACACCGAGAGTGAACGCCACTGTCAACTCTGGACTCAGGGTGACAGTGACGTGTcctcagtgtaggttcatcaattgtaatgGATGTACCACCTGGTGGGgcgttgataatgggggaggctgtgcggGGTTGGGGGTGCAGGGGATGTGCAGGAaatttctgcctccctctcagttttgccttgaacctaaaactgctctttaaaaaaactgTCTTAATAAAAAAAACCAGGACACTCTactagataaaaagaagaaaaagagatacACTGCTTGGAGACAACCAGACAGTATGAGGTGTTACAGAGAGATTGGAACTTTATTGAGACTTTCTCCCTGATGAACTCAGAATGGAAAGGGCAGTGGAAAGTTTCCGCTTTGGAGAGGAACAGCAACTGCTCAGGCACAAACATTTACAGATGCTCCTCCCAGGGGATCTCTGGATCCTGAATCTCCCCCCTAGttccccactgccccaccccccaacccaaaGAGTCAGAATTCTGCTTGAAATCCACCTCCACAGAGTGGGGCACAAAACAGCGCTTAAAGCCCCAGCTGGTTGACTGACAGGCGTGCGGGCAGTTAGAGAGACGGGAAGCCAAGGAGTGAACCTTGGAGCAGGAGTAAGAAACAGAAAACGGATGGAAAAAAGACAGGGGGGAAAGGATCGCTGACGATgtcaccgcccccacccccaaaaaatgtaaatattgtgTGAATGTATTCATCTCATTCCAGCTGCTTCCCCCAAAGCAGTGGTGACCTTATTAGCAGCTATAAAAATGCCCAGTTCTgcactttttctttccccttctgcaCTTGGAAAAACAGATATGCCACGGGTAGCTGAGAGCAAGAAGGGAGGGCAGCCCCTCAAGAGCATAAAGGATGCAGAGATGAGGAAGGGTTGGTTTTTAATGAGAAGGAAGCAGCTCCCCAGGCACTGGTCACCAGGCTCCTTGGATGCCCCTAGCAGACTTTTCTTCTCTGGTTGGCTCTGGCCTTAGAAACAATGTCCTGGAGGCTCTGGTCTCCTTGTGGGTGGTTCTGGGTCCTCAGCAAAGCCACAAGAGGCAGCTTCTGCTGCAGCACACACCGGAGTGTTAATAATTCCAAGAAACAGGAATTCTCGGATTACAGTTCTCCTGGTGGACCTAATCTGATCGCCGATTTGCTTCCACTGCGTAATCCTCAGGgcacctctccctctgccttgtcttcagtttccttctggTCTGGGTGACTCCCTGAGGCCAGTGGGTCCTGACCCCGGCCCCGTAGTGAAGTCCCCCGGGACAGCTCACTCCCAGGAGGGCCTGGCTCACTTGTCACTCAGCAGGAGGCCCTCTGGGCAGCTAGGCCAGGTCTCCCGGACTTACAGACTCTTCAGCCACTCACTCTCCATCAAAAGGCTTCTCCCCTCCAGCATCCTCCCTCCGtccctgctgccccccacccaAGACGGCATGCCAGGTGGGCAGGACCCTCAGAGCCAGCTCTTCCTCTGTGCCCTCCGGCCTCTGTCATCTCCCTAATCTCTCTTGGAAGACGCAATACACACACATTCGCACTCATCGGTATTTGAAGCCAGGCTCCCCTGTGGCGCAATCAGTGGGAATTAGCATCAAGTTCAGGTGGGAACTGAAGGTCAGGCCTGGATTGCCACCAATACTCGGAGGCTGGTGCGGGTTCTGAGTCCCAGGAAATGACTCCGAGTTTCAAGTGCACATCAGGGaatggagaagggaaaggaaagccaTGTGATGAAAACCAGGAAGGAACGACCCTTCTGCCGAGTGTCTCCGCGGAGAAGTTGGGGCTACAGCAAGGAGCAAGGTCTCCACTGTCCCCTCTGAAACCCAAAGCCTTTGGGGTCTGAGTTTTCCAAGACATGCAATAGACAAAGACACACTGCAAACCAATTAACCCTCTGAGCCCTGCCAGGACTTTCACTGAAGTCGCTTCCAAGAAGTAAATTACCTGAATGCACGGAAGAGTCACCCTCCTCCTGGGGCTGAGAAAGGGACTGAGCTTCCCAGCTGGTTTAGAAGACGATGCCAGAGAAATGGCCAGGGTTGGGAGCAGGGGGCAGATCCTTCCAGCCAGGAACTCTTGTTCTCTCTTGGTGTTCTGGTGTCCTGAACCGCTCCCCGCCCCTTGTGAAAACAGGGAAGAGGGCCTGGGGGTAGGCTCAAACCCCAGGTTGATTCAGACCCAAGAGACTGTCTCCTAGGGAGTCAACCCAAGCTCAGGAGGCAGCTGAGGGCTGGGGAGCAACAGAGGACTGTGTGTGGAGGAGAAGACAGGCCTGTGGAACTcaagttttctctgttttcccagctTATAAGGGACAAAGGAATTTCAGCTGCTTTTAGCTTATTTGGCACTCATGAATTCAGTTTACCCTAGAATTTAGCTGCTCTCTGACCTTCCGAGATAAGGACCCAGGGAAAGCAGGTGCGGCCCGAAGTGCCTCAATCAGGCGCCGTAATTGAAGCAACAAGACAAGCAACGCGATAATTCACAGTTTCcactttcctccctccacccacacctTCCCCCACCACTGGCCTCCGTGAATCCCCAAATCTCCAATGCGTAATGGTTCTTGCCAGTGTGGCTCAAAGGGTTAACAAACCAGGACTTCTCAGACAGTTCAGATGCAAGCTCATTCACCAACAGGAACCCAAGGATGGCTGCGGCAACCTAGGGTTTCCTGTAGCGGTTCTTTGGGGTCTCGCCACACCCTGTCTTGTCACAGTTGAGAGCACCTGGAttcttccccagccccaggcttccTAGGAGGGCAGGGAGCTCCTGGGTGATGGCCCGCTCAATCTTCTCCAGGAAGCAACCGCCCATGTAGGAGCACTGCTGGGACAGGAGCTTGAAACTGGAGATGGGGTTGATGCCAAAGAAGTCCTTATAGGCGTCACGGTTGGGAAGGTCAAATTTGCTGACGTTGGTCTTTGCCAGGATGGTCTTGAAGATGTAGAATTTATCAGGGTCTTCCACAATGTCCTTAAAGACCAGCTCTCCATCACTGAAGAAGGTCATTTTGTCCTTGTACGTCTGCAGGTAGCGGTCAACCAGGAGGGCATGAATGCGGACCCGGATGGCGTGCTGGCGGATGAAGGCGATCTTGTTCTCCAGCCTGTTCTCGATCACCTGGTTCAGGTCTTCCAGGAGGGAGATCTCTTCCTTGAGAAATAGGTCCTTGTGGGTGTCAGGCTTGTAATCGTGTGGCCAGAAGGAGCTGACGTAAACCCTGGGGGGCTCTGTGACGTTGATGAGCGGGGCCAGGCTCCAGAAGAGGGCCCCGTAGACCCTCATGAGCATCTGCGTGGCCAGGTTATCAGCTTTATTCAGGATGATCCTTATCTGGGATTCACGTCCCTTCAGCTGGCGGAAGAGCATTTCCAGCTCCAGACCCACGTCCAACTTGGTTGGGTCGAAGACGACAAAGATGAGGTCTGCTCTGTCAATGAACCACTGGCACACGTCATTGAAGGGGTAACCTTGGGAAGAAGGAACGAGAGGTCAGGTTGAGCCCCTCACACCTCCTTCCAGAACCATATCATTTCGTGGGTTGAAGGGAGTAAGAGCATCAGGGATTTTCTGGGTTTCCAAagactttttttattattattattttttgttttttaatggaagtactgggtattgaacccaggaccttgtgcatgctaagcatgcactctactactgagctattaccccaacaaaaacttttaaagaattaattacATATCTCCTGCCCCTTGTCAACCCTCAACACATAACGACCTGATCCTTGTTTTAATCTGCAATGGAATCCAAGGCTTCAGGAAAGCAAAACACTTTTTCCAAACGGAGATTTTCCTACTGTCTGAAAAGATCTAGGGCAGCGGCAAAGATGTTGAAGGAGGAGGGTGGGCAAAgttaagtggcagagcgcatgcttagcatgcatgaggtcctgggttcaatccccagtacctctatttaaaaaaaaaaaaaaaaaaagatgttgaagGAAAGAAGTCAGAGAATTAGACGGAATGAAAGAGTAGGTGCAATACTTAGGCCACTAAGGCCTGAGCTGGaatctgggctctgccactggccAGCTAAGTAGGAAATGCTTCCATGCCTCTAGCATTTTAGCTACAAAATTACAAGACGAACACTAACACCTAAATTGATATAAAGATTACAGAGTTGCTATAAACATAGGAAAAGCACCCAAACTAAAACTGCCAGCCCGTCACGCAGTAGGTGTGCAAtacattttaattcctttaactTATTTCCAAAATGAGAAGACTAGGAATACctgtcttgaatttttttctgtaacgATCAATCAATAATGCATAAAATTAGCCAATGCATTATTGGACTGCAATAAAggttaatttattattataattattaatgatAATATTATCACTAGCAATAAAACAGGGTCTGGTTATAAACAAATGAGAGTCATAACCATAAACTAAGATCCACCATCTGGACATATATTCCTACAAATGCCCTGTTATGACTCATCTCTGCAGATGGCTCTGGTCATGGTGATACTCAGTGCCCTGCGTCACAGCCTAGTGCCTGCTGGGCCCAAAGTGGCACTCCCCTGTCACCTGAAGGCAAGGAGGGCTTTGGAGAGTCTGCTACAAGCTGGTGCTGAAGCAGGCCTGGTAAAGCAGACACTGGGACTAGGAAGAGTTGAAGGTCAGGTTTAACCCAGATTCAAGTTAGCCAGAGGTCAAGTACACCTGGACCAGGATCCTATCAGTCCAGGGCCTTGATCATCCAGACAGCCTGGGCCTCCCAAAGACAGTTCAGCCCCAGCAAGGACCTGAAGGAGCTACTGACAGAGGAGGCCAGCCCTCCCGTAGGGAAAATTCTGCTGGCCTCCAAACCAGATTAGTCCTTGGGGAGGTAAAAGGATGAGGCATCCCACACTGAAGAGGTACCAGTGACAAGAAGGGGCTGGAAACAGAGAACGCTTCCCCTGGTCCCGGACAACGCTGGCGTCTCCCCCGTCTGCCTACCAACCACTGTCTACAACAGGTTTCTAAGACCAAGCTCGTGCTGCTCAGAAATGAGTGTTAAATTACCTCTTTCTTGCTGCTTGCGGTTCTCAATGATGCCTGGTGTATCCACAAAAGTGACCCGCTCCAGAAGTTTGTGGGGAACCTCAATGCCAATCAGCTTCTCCAGAAAATTCTGGCCAAACTTCTCAAGGGGCGAGAAGGAGCGGGCGCTGTCAGCAGCCATGACAATACCCTCGATGGTCTTCAGCTTGGGCCCGTGCATGAGGACCGTGAACTCGGAGGTGGTGGGCTCAGCACCTGCACACACGGGCACAAGGGTAAGGAACACAGTCATCTCTGGGCAGAAGACCCACATGGATGAGCAAGGTGCTCCAGGGAGGACGTGCCACAAGCGTTGGATACTGTGTTTGCTAAGCTAGTGGCTTCTGTTTTCAAACTGTGATAAAGTAGATGTAAATTTTACCGTTTTATCCACtcttaagtatacagttcagtgggaCCTAgaatattcacattgttgtgcaaccatcaccaccatccatctccagaactttctcatcttcccaaactgaaactcggTCCCCACTAAACACTAACTCCCATTTCCCCTCCACAAGCCCCTAGTAATCTCACCtgtgctttctgtcactatgaatttgactactctagggacaccataaaagtgaaatcagacagtatttgtccttttgtgtctagtttatttcatttagcacaacaTCTTCAAGATCCACCCATTTTGTAGCATTTGTCAGAAATTTATTCCTCTTCagggctgaatactattccattgtagggatgggccacattttgtttatccattcaatccattcatccactgatggatgtgtgggttgtttccacctcttagCCATTGTGAATAATAACGCTGCTGTGAAAATAGGTGTAGCTACTGGtttcttgtattttcattgtTCTACTGAAGACACCtatgaatgttttcatttttcacaatGCTTTTACATATAACCTTGAAATACCAGCAATTACACAAGAAAATCTCACTGATACCTGTATAGAGCTGGTAGCGAGTGTTCTCCAACCCAAGGAGGTAGTTTATCATGGTGGATTTGCCAACGCTCCACGGCCCCAGGAACAGCACCATTGGCTTGGAAGTGATTTCCCCATCTGTGGGCGGCAGGGATTAGAAACGAAAGTGAACTCACAAAGTTCCTCACTGCACGAGGTTCTTCACGCTGCACCCTAGAAAGTCTGTCACCGGGTCGTGGGGTTCTACACTGGACCAAAGAGCGTGGAGCAGTCAGCGGCACGTCTCTTGCTACGTAAGTGCGATGACGCAGCTAGAAGACCCGGGAAGACAGCAGGTGGGCAGTGCACAGATCCTCCACACACCAGCGCCAGAGAGGAGGGAACACACTGAAGTCAGCAAACACTGGTTTGGAGCTCACTCTGGGTGCAGCCTCCGGTTGAGATCTGAGGGAGAATCATTCATaatgggagaggagagagttgCCACGTGGGAGAGGCTAAAACTCTGCGATCTCAACTGGTAACAGAACAAAGAAGATGAAAGAGGCTTATGTGGTCTTGGACCGTCTGGACTCGGGCGCTGcctgtcccctgcctccctccccttagCTGCACCTCCCGACACCCCACCTCGGGCTCAACCCAAGCCGGGCTCAGGGGCCTGT
Encoded proteins:
- the SRL gene encoding sarcalumenin isoform X2, coding for MLNEDKPADDFSVVLQRLRKIYHSSIKPLEQSYKYNELRQHEITDGEITSKPMVLFLGPWSVGKSTMINYLLGLENTRYQLYTGAEPTTSEFTVLMHGPKLKTIEGIVMAADSARSFSPLEKFGQNFLEKLIGIEVPHKLLERVTFVDTPGIIENRKQQERGYPFNDVCQWFIDRADLIFVVFDPTKLDVGLELEMLFRQLKGRESQIRIILNKADNLATQMLMRVYGALFWSLAPLINVTEPPRVYVSSFWPHDYKPDTHKDLFLKEEISLLEDLNQVIENRLENKIAFIRQHAIRVRIHALLVDRYLQTYKDKMTFFSDGELVFKDIVEDPDKFYIFKTILAKTNVSKFDLPNRDAYKDFFGINPISSFKLLSQQCSYMGGCFLEKIERAITQELPALLGSLGLGKNPGALNCDKTGCGETPKNRYRKP